A genome region from Armatimonadota bacterium includes the following:
- a CDS encoding adenylate/guanylate cyclase domain-containing protein has product MIAASAPDRTANSASVTFLFTDISGSSRLWEQHGDAWIAVWQAHDAVIRDAITRFNGHEVKTEGDAFMVAFRNPVDAVKCALFAQASLLRYPWPTDIGAVKVRMGLDTGVPLVLNNDYFGPAVNRAAHICASARGGQVLLSCRTAEKLQALACPELAVTSLGDFRLKDMGEPVPLYTASIVGEAPVGVAVPPDTLDAQPNNLPLQRTSFVGRAREIEQIAGFLAAGNQPVLTVTGPGGVGKTRLTLQAAASQSGWFPDGVWYVQLKGAGGVDAAAAQVANAIGIKVTPGSNALEPVRTWLAERHCLLVLDDADGVSDAHAFLRELISGSGNLRCLATARHSLQIEHGAELEIGGMEHGLPAETGAGKPAGAVSASARLMIERALDSNPGITLSSGELDAIERVVARLQGVPANIESAARAIESYTTQNLLGWLERKLGVPEPADAAEPGQNRFRQIIRTGAQRVRATVEESTRLPGVFQGKTAAGSDDGDSGELQRCHAALAAARASGDELATGTALRNLAAAYKKQLNFSTAVALLSVADDIFRRRGLAEHAETSRELAELRVAAQLPISAEADASPDARAGQPAPE; this is encoded by the coding sequence ATGATCGCCGCCAGTGCGCCGGACCGAACAGCAAATAGCGCGTCGGTAACGTTTCTTTTCACCGACATCTCCGGCTCATCCCGACTCTGGGAGCAGCACGGTGACGCCTGGATTGCGGTCTGGCAGGCGCACGACGCCGTGATCCGTGATGCAATCACGCGGTTCAATGGTCACGAGGTCAAAACCGAAGGCGACGCATTCATGGTTGCCTTTCGTAACCCGGTAGATGCTGTCAAGTGCGCGCTCTTTGCCCAGGCGTCGCTTCTCCGCTACCCCTGGCCCACCGATATCGGCGCCGTCAAGGTCCGCATGGGTCTCGATACCGGCGTGCCGCTGGTGCTTAACAACGACTACTTTGGTCCGGCGGTGAATCGTGCTGCGCACATCTGCGCCTCAGCGCGTGGTGGTCAGGTCCTGCTGTCGTGCCGAACAGCCGAAAAGCTGCAGGCCCTGGCCTGCCCGGAGCTGGCGGTTACCAGTCTGGGCGACTTCCGACTGAAGGATATGGGCGAGCCGGTGCCACTCTACACCGCATCCATCGTGGGTGAAGCTCCAGTTGGGGTCGCGGTACCGCCCGATACGCTCGACGCTCAACCCAATAACCTGCCACTACAGCGCACGAGCTTTGTTGGTCGGGCGAGGGAGATTGAACAGATTGCGGGGTTTCTGGCTGCCGGCAATCAGCCGGTGCTTACAGTAACCGGGCCGGGTGGTGTTGGCAAGACGCGACTGACCTTGCAGGCAGCGGCCTCGCAGAGCGGTTGGTTCCCGGATGGCGTGTGGTACGTTCAACTGAAAGGCGCCGGCGGGGTCGACGCGGCTGCCGCGCAAGTGGCGAACGCCATCGGCATCAAGGTAACTCCAGGGAGCAATGCCCTCGAACCGGTACGAACCTGGCTGGCCGAGCGGCACTGCCTGTTGGTGCTGGACGACGCCGACGGTGTGTCGGACGCCCATGCGTTCCTGCGTGAACTGATCTCAGGGTCGGGCAACTTGAGGTGCCTCGCTACCGCCCGTCACAGCCTTCAGATTGAGCACGGCGCGGAGTTGGAGATTGGCGGCATGGAGCATGGCCTGCCTGCAGAGACCGGGGCAGGCAAGCCGGCCGGCGCCGTGTCTGCCTCCGCGCGCTTGATGATCGAACGCGCACTGGATAGCAATCCCGGCATCACGCTCTCGTCTGGCGAACTCGATGCAATCGAGCGGGTGGTCGCTCGCCTGCAGGGCGTACCGGCGAACATCGAGAGCGCGGCCCGCGCAATTGAGAGCTATACCACGCAGAATCTGCTCGGCTGGCTGGAACGGAAGCTCGGTGTTCCGGAGCCTGCCGACGCCGCGGAACCTGGCCAGAACCGGTTTCGCCAGATCATTCGGACCGGAGCGCAGCGCGTCCGCGCCACGGTGGAAGAGTCGACAAGGCTCCCAGGCGTGTTCCAGGGCAAGACCGCTGCCGGCAGCGATGACGGCGATTCCGGCGAACTGCAGCGCTGCCATGCCGCGCTTGCTGCGGCCCGTGCCTCCGGCGATGAGTTGGCTACCGGCACGGCCCTGCGCAACCTTGCCGCCGCATATAAGAAGCAGCTGAACTTCTCGACGGCGGTTGCGCTGCTATCTGTTGCCGATGATATCTTTCGCCGCCGCGGTTTAGCCGAGCATGCGGAAACCTCGCGCGAACTGGCGGAGTTGCGCGTCGCCGCCCAGCTGCCCATCAGCGCTGAAGCAGATGCTTCTCCCGATGCGCGCGCGGGCCAGCCGGCGCCGGAGTAA